In the Pristiophorus japonicus isolate sPriJap1 chromosome 5, sPriJap1.hap1, whole genome shotgun sequence genome, one interval contains:
- the bag1 gene encoding BAG family molecular chaperone regulator 1 isoform X2: protein MAGDAVGLTLMHGSSKHKIEILAEQEGSEPTLQDMATVIAQVTGVPQQLQKLIFKGKSLKEMEQPLSVLGVKNGCKIMMIGKKNSPEEEAELKKLKEVEKSTEQLSHKLEEINAELKGIQNSLPDDFSDCRHRRKGLVKNIQTCLAQCDVIETNISQELEKLQSKNLALAD from the exons ATGGCTGGCGACGCGGTGGGACTCACATTGATGCACG GCAGTTCAAAACACAAAATTGAAATTTTAGCAGAACAGGAAGGGAGTGAACCTACATTACAGGACATGGCAACGGTTATTGCTCAAGTCACTGGGGTACCCCAGCAACTGCAGAAGCTAATCTTTAAAG GTAAATCGCTTAAAGAAATGGAACAACCCTTGTCTGTTCTTGGTGTTAAAAATGGCTGTAAAATAATGATGATTGGTAAAAAG AACAGTCCTGAGGAGGAAGCTGAATTAAAGAAGTTAAAGGAGGTGGAAAAATCCACAGAACAGTTATCACATAAACTAGAAGAAATTAATGCAGAGCTGAAAGGCATTCAGAAT aGTTTGCCTGATGACTTTAGTGACTGCAGACATAGAAGGAAAGGTCTAGTGAAGAACATACAG ACTTGCTTGGCTCAGTGTGACGTCATTGAAACAAATATCTCACAGGAACTAGAGAAACTTCAATCAAAGAACCTCGCTCTTGCTGACTGA
- the bag1 gene encoding BAG family molecular chaperone regulator 1 isoform X1 has translation MAGDAVGLTLMHGSSKHKIEILAEQEGSEPTLQDMATVIAQVTGVPQQLQKLIFKGKSLKEMEQPLSVLGVKNGCKIMMIGKKNSPEEEAELKKLKEVEKSTEQLSHKLEEINAELKGIQNGFLARDLQSAALSKLEKKVKSTSEQCMKFLEQIDAMSLPDDFSDCRHRRKGLVKNIQTCLAQCDVIETNISQELEKLQSKNLALAD, from the exons ATGGCTGGCGACGCGGTGGGACTCACATTGATGCACG GCAGTTCAAAACACAAAATTGAAATTTTAGCAGAACAGGAAGGGAGTGAACCTACATTACAGGACATGGCAACGGTTATTGCTCAAGTCACTGGGGTACCCCAGCAACTGCAGAAGCTAATCTTTAAAG GTAAATCGCTTAAAGAAATGGAACAACCCTTGTCTGTTCTTGGTGTTAAAAATGGCTGTAAAATAATGATGATTGGTAAAAAG AACAGTCCTGAGGAGGAAGCTGAATTAAAGAAGTTAAAGGAGGTGGAAAAATCCACAGAACAGTTATCACATAAACTAGAAGAAATTAATGCAGAGCTGAAAGGCATTCAGAAT GGGTTCCTAGCCCGGGATCTTCAATCTGCTGCATTAAGCAAATTAGAGAAGAAAGTGAAGAGCACATCTGAACAGTGTATGAAGTTTCTTGAACAGATTGATGCTATG aGTTTGCCTGATGACTTTAGTGACTGCAGACATAGAAGGAAAGGTCTAGTGAAGAACATACAG ACTTGCTTGGCTCAGTGTGACGTCATTGAAACAAATATCTCACAGGAACTAGAGAAACTTCAATCAAAGAACCTCGCTCTTGCTGACTGA